The Cucumis melo cultivar AY chromosome 6, USDA_Cmelo_AY_1.0, whole genome shotgun sequence genome includes a region encoding these proteins:
- the LOC103490812 gene encoding two-component response regulator-like APRR2 isoform X6, protein MVCTANDLHGWKDFPKGLRVLLLDGDTSSAAEIKTKLEEMEYVVVSYCNENDALSAISSKPETFHVAIVEVTTSNHEGNFKFLEAAKDLPTIMISNIHCLSTMMKCIALGAMEFLQKPLSDDKLRNIWQHVVHKAFNAGGSAVPNSLKPIKESVVSMLHLELENSENENQVEKKLEILSGDDDNNHELLEGSDKYPAPSTPQQKHGMRLVDDGDCQDQLNSSLEKECGEQDGESKSVETTCINSLVEGTSQVENSQLPDREAIKEEENSADGCGAASNIDHDTHDQYNISSSEKNKSKPCGLSNPCGIKVSRKKLKVDWTPELHRKFVQAVEQLGVNQAIPSRILELMKVEGLTRHNVASHLQQHISGFENADPYDKSYSIAFSPIDLQLADEEIDKVVKEAISKPWLPLPLGLKPPSTESVLSELSKQGISTVPSHINGSKVIQ, encoded by the exons ATGGTTTGCACTGCTAATGATTTACATGGGTGGAAAGATTTTCCAAAGGGGCTTAGAGTTCTCCTCCTTGATGGAGACACCAGTTCTGCTGCTGAGATAAAAACAAAGCTTGAGGAAATGGAGTATGTTG TTGTGTCGTACTGCAATGAGAATGATGCATTGTCAGCCATTTCGAGCAAACCCGAAACTTTTCATGTCGCCATTGTGGAG GTAACGACAAGCAACCATGAAGGAAATTTTAAGTTTCTTGAAGCTGCCAAGGACTTGCCTACCATTA tgatttcaaatattcattgcCTGAGCACGATGATGAAGTGCATAGCG CTTGGTGCGATGGAGTTCCTTCAGAAACCGCTCTCTGACGACAAATTGAGGAATATTTGGCAACATGTTGTTCATAAG GCATTCAATGCAGGCGGTAGCGCCGTCCCCAATTCTCTAAAGCCTATTAAAGAATCCGTTGTCTCCATGCTGCATCTAGAATTAGAAAACAGTGAAAACGAGAATCAAGTCGAAAAGAAGTTAGAAATATTGAGCGGCGATGATGACAACAATCATGAACTACTGGAAGGAAGTGATAAGTATCCAGCTCCTTCAACTCCTCAGCAGAAGCATGGAATGCGACTGGTCGACGATGGTGACTGCCAGGATCAATTGAACAGTTCGCTTGAGAAAGAGTGCGGGGAGCAAGATGGGGAGTCTAAATCCGTCGAAACTACTTGTATAAATTCACTTGTTGAAGGTACTTCTCAAGTGGAAAACTCTCAGTTACCTGACCGAGAAGCAATAAAAGAGGAAGAAAACTCTGCCGATGGTTGTGGGGCTGCGAGTAACATTGATCATGATACACATGATCAATATAACATTAGCAGTTCCGAGAAAAACAAGAGCAAACCATGTGGTCTCAGTAATCCTTGTGGGATAAAAGTTAGTAGGAAGAAGCTGAAG GTAGACTGGACGCCCGAACTGCACCGAAAATTTGTACAGGCAGTGGAACAACTAGGAGTGAATCAAGCAATTCCTTCTCGAATTCTCGAGCTGATGAAAGTTGAAGGCTTGACAAGGCATAATGTAGCAAGTCACCTTCAG CAGCATATTTCAGGATTTGAAAACGCCGATCCATACGATAAAAGCTACAGCATTGCATTCAGTCCTATCGATCTTCAACTG GCTGATGAAGAAATTGACAAAGTGGTGAAAGAGGCAATCAGCAAGCCATGGTTACCATTGCCTTTGGGGTTAAAGCCACCTTCAACAGAAAGTGTACTATCAGAGCTCTCAAAACAAGGCATCTCAACTGTTCCTTCTCACATCAATGGCTCTAAAGTAATCCAATGA
- the LOC103490812 gene encoding two-component response regulator-like APRR2 isoform X3, whose product MVCTANDLHGWKDFPKGLRVLLLDGDTSSAAEIKTKLEEMEYVVVSYCNENDALSAISSKPETFHVAIVEVTTSNHEGNFKFLEAAKDLPTIMISNIHCLSTMMKCIALGAMEFLQKPLSDDKLRNIWQHVVHKAFNAGGSAVPNSLKPIKESVVSMLHLELENSENENQVEKKLEILSGDDDNNHELLEGSDKYPAPSTPQQKHGMRLVDDGDCQDQLNSSLEKECGEQDGESKSVETTCINSLVEGTSQVENSQLPDREAIKEEENSADGCGAASNIDHDTHDQYNISSSEKNKSKPCGLSNPCGIKVSRKKLKVDWTPELHRKFVQAVEQLGVNQAIPSRILELMKVEGLTRHNVASHLQKYRMHKRHILPKEEDRSWSHSKDPMRKNYYPQRPVMAFPPPYHSNHIMPVAPIYPPWGHMACPSPGVQMWVPPGYPPWRPPEIWPWKSYPGQHISGFENADPYDKSYSIAFSPIDLQLADEEIDKVVKEAISKPWLPLPLGLKPPSTESVLSELSKQGISTVPSHINGSKVIQ is encoded by the exons ATGGTTTGCACTGCTAATGATTTACATGGGTGGAAAGATTTTCCAAAGGGGCTTAGAGTTCTCCTCCTTGATGGAGACACCAGTTCTGCTGCTGAGATAAAAACAAAGCTTGAGGAAATGGAGTATGTTG TTGTGTCGTACTGCAATGAGAATGATGCATTGTCAGCCATTTCGAGCAAACCCGAAACTTTTCATGTCGCCATTGTGGAG GTAACGACAAGCAACCATGAAGGAAATTTTAAGTTTCTTGAAGCTGCCAAGGACTTGCCTACCATTA tgatttcaaatattcattgcCTGAGCACGATGATGAAGTGCATAGCG CTTGGTGCGATGGAGTTCCTTCAGAAACCGCTCTCTGACGACAAATTGAGGAATATTTGGCAACATGTTGTTCATAAG GCATTCAATGCAGGCGGTAGCGCCGTCCCCAATTCTCTAAAGCCTATTAAAGAATCCGTTGTCTCCATGCTGCATCTAGAATTAGAAAACAGTGAAAACGAGAATCAAGTCGAAAAGAAGTTAGAAATATTGAGCGGCGATGATGACAACAATCATGAACTACTGGAAGGAAGTGATAAGTATCCAGCTCCTTCAACTCCTCAGCAGAAGCATGGAATGCGACTGGTCGACGATGGTGACTGCCAGGATCAATTGAACAGTTCGCTTGAGAAAGAGTGCGGGGAGCAAGATGGGGAGTCTAAATCCGTCGAAACTACTTGTATAAATTCACTTGTTGAAGGTACTTCTCAAGTGGAAAACTCTCAGTTACCTGACCGAGAAGCAATAAAAGAGGAAGAAAACTCTGCCGATGGTTGTGGGGCTGCGAGTAACATTGATCATGATACACATGATCAATATAACATTAGCAGTTCCGAGAAAAACAAGAGCAAACCATGTGGTCTCAGTAATCCTTGTGGGATAAAAGTTAGTAGGAAGAAGCTGAAG GTAGACTGGACGCCCGAACTGCACCGAAAATTTGTACAGGCAGTGGAACAACTAGGAGTGAATCAAGCAATTCCTTCTCGAATTCTCGAGCTGATGAAAGTTGAAGGCTTGACAAGGCATAATGTAGCAAGTCACCTTCAG AAGTATCGTATGCATAAGAGACACATCTTGCCAAAAGAAGAAGATAGGAGTTGGTCTCATTCAAAAGATCCAATGAGGAAGAACTACTATCCACAAAGACCTGTGATGGCCTTCCCCCCTCCCTATCATTCAAATCATATAATGCCAGTTGCTCCTATCTACCCGCCGTGGGGTCATATGGCTTGCCCCTCGCCTGGTGTCCAAATGTGGGTACCACCCGGCTATCCACCATGGCGACCACCGGAAATTTGGCCGTGGAAGTCCTATCCCGGG CAGCATATTTCAGGATTTGAAAACGCCGATCCATACGATAAAAGCTACAGCATTGCATTCAGTCCTATCGATCTTCAACTG GCTGATGAAGAAATTGACAAAGTGGTGAAAGAGGCAATCAGCAAGCCATGGTTACCATTGCCTTTGGGGTTAAAGCCACCTTCAACAGAAAGTGTACTATCAGAGCTCTCAAAACAAGGCATCTCAACTGTTCCTTCTCACATCAATGGCTCTAAAGTAATCCAATGA
- the LOC103490812 gene encoding two-component response regulator-like APRR2 isoform X1 produces MVCTANDLHGWKDFPKGLRVLLLDGDTSSAAEIKTKLEEMEYVVVSYCNENDALSAISSKPETFHVAIVEVTTSNHEGNFKFLEAAKDLPTIMISNIHCLSTMMKCIALGAMEFLQKPLSDDKLRNIWQHVVHKAFNAGGSAVPNSLKPIKESVVSMLHLELENSENENQVEKKLEILSGDDDNNHELLEGSDKYPAPSTPQQKHGMRLVDDGDCQDQLNSSLEKECGEQDGESKSVETTCINSLVEGTSQVENSQLPDREAIKEEENSADGCGAASNIDHDTHDQYNISSSEKNKSKPCGLSNPCGIKVSRKKLKVDWTPELHRKFVQAVEQLGVNQAIPSRILELMKVEGLTRHNVASHLQKYRMHKRHILPKEEDRSWSHSKDPMRKNYYPQRPVMAFPPPYHSNHIMPVAPIYPPWGHMACPSPGVQMWVPPGYPPWRPPEIWPWKSYPGMHADTWGCPVTPLPHSPLSSHPQQHISGFENADPYDKSYSIAFSPIDLQLADEEIDKVVKEAISKPWLPLPLGLKPPSTESVLSELSKQGISTVPSHINGSKVIQ; encoded by the exons ATGGTTTGCACTGCTAATGATTTACATGGGTGGAAAGATTTTCCAAAGGGGCTTAGAGTTCTCCTCCTTGATGGAGACACCAGTTCTGCTGCTGAGATAAAAACAAAGCTTGAGGAAATGGAGTATGTTG TTGTGTCGTACTGCAATGAGAATGATGCATTGTCAGCCATTTCGAGCAAACCCGAAACTTTTCATGTCGCCATTGTGGAG GTAACGACAAGCAACCATGAAGGAAATTTTAAGTTTCTTGAAGCTGCCAAGGACTTGCCTACCATTA tgatttcaaatattcattgcCTGAGCACGATGATGAAGTGCATAGCG CTTGGTGCGATGGAGTTCCTTCAGAAACCGCTCTCTGACGACAAATTGAGGAATATTTGGCAACATGTTGTTCATAAG GCATTCAATGCAGGCGGTAGCGCCGTCCCCAATTCTCTAAAGCCTATTAAAGAATCCGTTGTCTCCATGCTGCATCTAGAATTAGAAAACAGTGAAAACGAGAATCAAGTCGAAAAGAAGTTAGAAATATTGAGCGGCGATGATGACAACAATCATGAACTACTGGAAGGAAGTGATAAGTATCCAGCTCCTTCAACTCCTCAGCAGAAGCATGGAATGCGACTGGTCGACGATGGTGACTGCCAGGATCAATTGAACAGTTCGCTTGAGAAAGAGTGCGGGGAGCAAGATGGGGAGTCTAAATCCGTCGAAACTACTTGTATAAATTCACTTGTTGAAGGTACTTCTCAAGTGGAAAACTCTCAGTTACCTGACCGAGAAGCAATAAAAGAGGAAGAAAACTCTGCCGATGGTTGTGGGGCTGCGAGTAACATTGATCATGATACACATGATCAATATAACATTAGCAGTTCCGAGAAAAACAAGAGCAAACCATGTGGTCTCAGTAATCCTTGTGGGATAAAAGTTAGTAGGAAGAAGCTGAAG GTAGACTGGACGCCCGAACTGCACCGAAAATTTGTACAGGCAGTGGAACAACTAGGAGTGAATCAAGCAATTCCTTCTCGAATTCTCGAGCTGATGAAAGTTGAAGGCTTGACAAGGCATAATGTAGCAAGTCACCTTCAG AAGTATCGTATGCATAAGAGACACATCTTGCCAAAAGAAGAAGATAGGAGTTGGTCTCATTCAAAAGATCCAATGAGGAAGAACTACTATCCACAAAGACCTGTGATGGCCTTCCCCCCTCCCTATCATTCAAATCATATAATGCCAGTTGCTCCTATCTACCCGCCGTGGGGTCATATGGCTTGCCCCTCGCCTGGTGTCCAAATGTGGGTACCACCCGGCTATCCACCATGGCGACCACCGGAAATTTGGCCGTGGAAGTCCTATCCCGGG ATGCATGCCGATACATGGGGTTGCCCTGTGACACCACTTCCTCATAGCCCTCTCTCTTCTCATCCTCAA CAGCATATTTCAGGATTTGAAAACGCCGATCCATACGATAAAAGCTACAGCATTGCATTCAGTCCTATCGATCTTCAACTG GCTGATGAAGAAATTGACAAAGTGGTGAAAGAGGCAATCAGCAAGCCATGGTTACCATTGCCTTTGGGGTTAAAGCCACCTTCAACAGAAAGTGTACTATCAGAGCTCTCAAAACAAGGCATCTCAACTGTTCCTTCTCACATCAATGGCTCTAAAGTAATCCAATGA
- the LOC103490812 gene encoding two-component response regulator-like APRR2 isoform X7 has product MVCTANDLHGWKDFPKGLRVLLLDGDTSSAAEIKTKLEEMEYVVVSYCNENDALSAISSKPETFHVAIVEVTTSNHEGNFKFLEAAKDLPTIMISNIHCLSTMMKCIALGAMEFLQKPLSDDKLRNIWQHVVHKAFNAGGSAVPNSLKPIKESVVSMLHLELENSENENQVEKKLEILSGDDDNNHELLEGSDKYPAPSTPQQKHGMRLVDDGDCQDQLNSSLEKECGEQDGESKSVETTCINSLVEGTSQVENSQLPDREAIKEEENSADGCGAASNIDHDTHDQYNISSSEKNKSKPCGLSNPCGIKVSRKKLKVDWTPELHRKFVQAVEQLGVNQAIPSRILELMKVEGLTRHNVASHLQHISGFENADPYDKSYSIAFSPIDLQLADEEIDKVVKEAISKPWLPLPLGLKPPSTESVLSELSKQGISTVPSHINGSKVIQ; this is encoded by the exons ATGGTTTGCACTGCTAATGATTTACATGGGTGGAAAGATTTTCCAAAGGGGCTTAGAGTTCTCCTCCTTGATGGAGACACCAGTTCTGCTGCTGAGATAAAAACAAAGCTTGAGGAAATGGAGTATGTTG TTGTGTCGTACTGCAATGAGAATGATGCATTGTCAGCCATTTCGAGCAAACCCGAAACTTTTCATGTCGCCATTGTGGAG GTAACGACAAGCAACCATGAAGGAAATTTTAAGTTTCTTGAAGCTGCCAAGGACTTGCCTACCATTA tgatttcaaatattcattgcCTGAGCACGATGATGAAGTGCATAGCG CTTGGTGCGATGGAGTTCCTTCAGAAACCGCTCTCTGACGACAAATTGAGGAATATTTGGCAACATGTTGTTCATAAG GCATTCAATGCAGGCGGTAGCGCCGTCCCCAATTCTCTAAAGCCTATTAAAGAATCCGTTGTCTCCATGCTGCATCTAGAATTAGAAAACAGTGAAAACGAGAATCAAGTCGAAAAGAAGTTAGAAATATTGAGCGGCGATGATGACAACAATCATGAACTACTGGAAGGAAGTGATAAGTATCCAGCTCCTTCAACTCCTCAGCAGAAGCATGGAATGCGACTGGTCGACGATGGTGACTGCCAGGATCAATTGAACAGTTCGCTTGAGAAAGAGTGCGGGGAGCAAGATGGGGAGTCTAAATCCGTCGAAACTACTTGTATAAATTCACTTGTTGAAGGTACTTCTCAAGTGGAAAACTCTCAGTTACCTGACCGAGAAGCAATAAAAGAGGAAGAAAACTCTGCCGATGGTTGTGGGGCTGCGAGTAACATTGATCATGATACACATGATCAATATAACATTAGCAGTTCCGAGAAAAACAAGAGCAAACCATGTGGTCTCAGTAATCCTTGTGGGATAAAAGTTAGTAGGAAGAAGCTGAAG GTAGACTGGACGCCCGAACTGCACCGAAAATTTGTACAGGCAGTGGAACAACTAGGAGTGAATCAAGCAATTCCTTCTCGAATTCTCGAGCTGATGAAAGTTGAAGGCTTGACAAGGCATAATGTAGCAAGTCACCTTCAG CATATTTCAGGATTTGAAAACGCCGATCCATACGATAAAAGCTACAGCATTGCATTCAGTCCTATCGATCTTCAACTG GCTGATGAAGAAATTGACAAAGTGGTGAAAGAGGCAATCAGCAAGCCATGGTTACCATTGCCTTTGGGGTTAAAGCCACCTTCAACAGAAAGTGTACTATCAGAGCTCTCAAAACAAGGCATCTCAACTGTTCCTTCTCACATCAATGGCTCTAAAGTAATCCAATGA
- the LOC103490812 gene encoding two-component response regulator-like APRR2 isoform X2 produces the protein MVCTANDLHGWKDFPKGLRVLLLDGDTSSAAEIKTKLEEMEYVVVSYCNENDALSAISSKPETFHVAIVEVTTSNHEGNFKFLEAAKDLPTIMISNIHCLSTMMKCIALGAMEFLQKPLSDDKLRNIWQHVVHKAFNAGGSAVPNSLKPIKESVVSMLHLELENSENENQVEKKLEILSGDDDNNHELLEGSDKYPAPSTPQQKHGMRLVDDGDCQDQLNSSLEKECGEQDGESKSVETTCINSLVEGTSQVENSQLPDREAIKEEENSADGCGAASNIDHDTHDQYNISSSEKNKSKPCGLSNPCGIKVSRKKLKVDWTPELHRKFVQAVEQLGVNQAIPSRILELMKVEGLTRHNVASHLQKYRMHKRHILPKEEDRSWSHSKDPMRKNYYPQRPVMAFPPPYHSNHIMPVAPIYPPWGHMACPSPGVQMWVPPGYPPWRPPEIWPWKSYPGMHADTWGCPVTPLPHSPLSSHPQHISGFENADPYDKSYSIAFSPIDLQLADEEIDKVVKEAISKPWLPLPLGLKPPSTESVLSELSKQGISTVPSHINGSKVIQ, from the exons ATGGTTTGCACTGCTAATGATTTACATGGGTGGAAAGATTTTCCAAAGGGGCTTAGAGTTCTCCTCCTTGATGGAGACACCAGTTCTGCTGCTGAGATAAAAACAAAGCTTGAGGAAATGGAGTATGTTG TTGTGTCGTACTGCAATGAGAATGATGCATTGTCAGCCATTTCGAGCAAACCCGAAACTTTTCATGTCGCCATTGTGGAG GTAACGACAAGCAACCATGAAGGAAATTTTAAGTTTCTTGAAGCTGCCAAGGACTTGCCTACCATTA tgatttcaaatattcattgcCTGAGCACGATGATGAAGTGCATAGCG CTTGGTGCGATGGAGTTCCTTCAGAAACCGCTCTCTGACGACAAATTGAGGAATATTTGGCAACATGTTGTTCATAAG GCATTCAATGCAGGCGGTAGCGCCGTCCCCAATTCTCTAAAGCCTATTAAAGAATCCGTTGTCTCCATGCTGCATCTAGAATTAGAAAACAGTGAAAACGAGAATCAAGTCGAAAAGAAGTTAGAAATATTGAGCGGCGATGATGACAACAATCATGAACTACTGGAAGGAAGTGATAAGTATCCAGCTCCTTCAACTCCTCAGCAGAAGCATGGAATGCGACTGGTCGACGATGGTGACTGCCAGGATCAATTGAACAGTTCGCTTGAGAAAGAGTGCGGGGAGCAAGATGGGGAGTCTAAATCCGTCGAAACTACTTGTATAAATTCACTTGTTGAAGGTACTTCTCAAGTGGAAAACTCTCAGTTACCTGACCGAGAAGCAATAAAAGAGGAAGAAAACTCTGCCGATGGTTGTGGGGCTGCGAGTAACATTGATCATGATACACATGATCAATATAACATTAGCAGTTCCGAGAAAAACAAGAGCAAACCATGTGGTCTCAGTAATCCTTGTGGGATAAAAGTTAGTAGGAAGAAGCTGAAG GTAGACTGGACGCCCGAACTGCACCGAAAATTTGTACAGGCAGTGGAACAACTAGGAGTGAATCAAGCAATTCCTTCTCGAATTCTCGAGCTGATGAAAGTTGAAGGCTTGACAAGGCATAATGTAGCAAGTCACCTTCAG AAGTATCGTATGCATAAGAGACACATCTTGCCAAAAGAAGAAGATAGGAGTTGGTCTCATTCAAAAGATCCAATGAGGAAGAACTACTATCCACAAAGACCTGTGATGGCCTTCCCCCCTCCCTATCATTCAAATCATATAATGCCAGTTGCTCCTATCTACCCGCCGTGGGGTCATATGGCTTGCCCCTCGCCTGGTGTCCAAATGTGGGTACCACCCGGCTATCCACCATGGCGACCACCGGAAATTTGGCCGTGGAAGTCCTATCCCGGG ATGCATGCCGATACATGGGGTTGCCCTGTGACACCACTTCCTCATAGCCCTCTCTCTTCTCATCCTCAA CATATTTCAGGATTTGAAAACGCCGATCCATACGATAAAAGCTACAGCATTGCATTCAGTCCTATCGATCTTCAACTG GCTGATGAAGAAATTGACAAAGTGGTGAAAGAGGCAATCAGCAAGCCATGGTTACCATTGCCTTTGGGGTTAAAGCCACCTTCAACAGAAAGTGTACTATCAGAGCTCTCAAAACAAGGCATCTCAACTGTTCCTTCTCACATCAATGGCTCTAAAGTAATCCAATGA
- the LOC103490812 gene encoding two-component response regulator-like APRR2 isoform X4: MVCTANDLHGWKDFPKGLRVLLLDGDTSSAAEIKTKLEEMEYVVVSYCNENDALSAISSKPETFHVAIVEVTTSNHEGNFKFLEAAKDLPTIMISNIHCLSTMMKCIALGAMEFLQKPLSDDKLRNIWQHVVHKAFNAGGSAVPNSLKPIKESVVSMLHLELENSENENQVEKKLEILSGDDDNNHELLEGSDKYPAPSTPQQKHGMRLVDDGDCQDQLNSSLEKECGEQDGESKSVETTCINSLVEGTSQVENSQLPDREAIKEEENSADGCGAASNIDHDTHDQYNISSSEKNKSKPCGLSNPCGIKVSRKKLKVDWTPELHRKFVQAVEQLGVNQAIPSRILELMKVEGLTRHNVASHLQKYRMHKRHILPKEEDRSWSHSKDPMRKNYYPQRPVMAFPPPYHSNHIMPVAPIYPPWGHMACPSPGVQMWVPPGYPPWRPPEIWPWKSYPGHISGFENADPYDKSYSIAFSPIDLQLADEEIDKVVKEAISKPWLPLPLGLKPPSTESVLSELSKQGISTVPSHINGSKVIQ; this comes from the exons ATGGTTTGCACTGCTAATGATTTACATGGGTGGAAAGATTTTCCAAAGGGGCTTAGAGTTCTCCTCCTTGATGGAGACACCAGTTCTGCTGCTGAGATAAAAACAAAGCTTGAGGAAATGGAGTATGTTG TTGTGTCGTACTGCAATGAGAATGATGCATTGTCAGCCATTTCGAGCAAACCCGAAACTTTTCATGTCGCCATTGTGGAG GTAACGACAAGCAACCATGAAGGAAATTTTAAGTTTCTTGAAGCTGCCAAGGACTTGCCTACCATTA tgatttcaaatattcattgcCTGAGCACGATGATGAAGTGCATAGCG CTTGGTGCGATGGAGTTCCTTCAGAAACCGCTCTCTGACGACAAATTGAGGAATATTTGGCAACATGTTGTTCATAAG GCATTCAATGCAGGCGGTAGCGCCGTCCCCAATTCTCTAAAGCCTATTAAAGAATCCGTTGTCTCCATGCTGCATCTAGAATTAGAAAACAGTGAAAACGAGAATCAAGTCGAAAAGAAGTTAGAAATATTGAGCGGCGATGATGACAACAATCATGAACTACTGGAAGGAAGTGATAAGTATCCAGCTCCTTCAACTCCTCAGCAGAAGCATGGAATGCGACTGGTCGACGATGGTGACTGCCAGGATCAATTGAACAGTTCGCTTGAGAAAGAGTGCGGGGAGCAAGATGGGGAGTCTAAATCCGTCGAAACTACTTGTATAAATTCACTTGTTGAAGGTACTTCTCAAGTGGAAAACTCTCAGTTACCTGACCGAGAAGCAATAAAAGAGGAAGAAAACTCTGCCGATGGTTGTGGGGCTGCGAGTAACATTGATCATGATACACATGATCAATATAACATTAGCAGTTCCGAGAAAAACAAGAGCAAACCATGTGGTCTCAGTAATCCTTGTGGGATAAAAGTTAGTAGGAAGAAGCTGAAG GTAGACTGGACGCCCGAACTGCACCGAAAATTTGTACAGGCAGTGGAACAACTAGGAGTGAATCAAGCAATTCCTTCTCGAATTCTCGAGCTGATGAAAGTTGAAGGCTTGACAAGGCATAATGTAGCAAGTCACCTTCAG AAGTATCGTATGCATAAGAGACACATCTTGCCAAAAGAAGAAGATAGGAGTTGGTCTCATTCAAAAGATCCAATGAGGAAGAACTACTATCCACAAAGACCTGTGATGGCCTTCCCCCCTCCCTATCATTCAAATCATATAATGCCAGTTGCTCCTATCTACCCGCCGTGGGGTCATATGGCTTGCCCCTCGCCTGGTGTCCAAATGTGGGTACCACCCGGCTATCCACCATGGCGACCACCGGAAATTTGGCCGTGGAAGTCCTATCCCGGG CATATTTCAGGATTTGAAAACGCCGATCCATACGATAAAAGCTACAGCATTGCATTCAGTCCTATCGATCTTCAACTG GCTGATGAAGAAATTGACAAAGTGGTGAAAGAGGCAATCAGCAAGCCATGGTTACCATTGCCTTTGGGGTTAAAGCCACCTTCAACAGAAAGTGTACTATCAGAGCTCTCAAAACAAGGCATCTCAACTGTTCCTTCTCACATCAATGGCTCTAAAGTAATCCAATGA
- the LOC103490812 gene encoding two-component response regulator-like APRR2 isoform X5: MISNIHCLSTMMKCIALGAMEFLQKPLSDDKLRNIWQHVVHKAFNAGGSAVPNSLKPIKESVVSMLHLELENSENENQVEKKLEILSGDDDNNHELLEGSDKYPAPSTPQQKHGMRLVDDGDCQDQLNSSLEKECGEQDGESKSVETTCINSLVEGTSQVENSQLPDREAIKEEENSADGCGAASNIDHDTHDQYNISSSEKNKSKPCGLSNPCGIKVSRKKLKVDWTPELHRKFVQAVEQLGVNQAIPSRILELMKVEGLTRHNVASHLQKYRMHKRHILPKEEDRSWSHSKDPMRKNYYPQRPVMAFPPPYHSNHIMPVAPIYPPWGHMACPSPGVQMWVPPGYPPWRPPEIWPWKSYPGMHADTWGCPVTPLPHSPLSSHPQQHISGFENADPYDKSYSIAFSPIDLQLADEEIDKVVKEAISKPWLPLPLGLKPPSTESVLSELSKQGISTVPSHINGSKVIQ, from the exons A tgatttcaaatattcattgcCTGAGCACGATGATGAAGTGCATAGCG CTTGGTGCGATGGAGTTCCTTCAGAAACCGCTCTCTGACGACAAATTGAGGAATATTTGGCAACATGTTGTTCATAAG GCATTCAATGCAGGCGGTAGCGCCGTCCCCAATTCTCTAAAGCCTATTAAAGAATCCGTTGTCTCCATGCTGCATCTAGAATTAGAAAACAGTGAAAACGAGAATCAAGTCGAAAAGAAGTTAGAAATATTGAGCGGCGATGATGACAACAATCATGAACTACTGGAAGGAAGTGATAAGTATCCAGCTCCTTCAACTCCTCAGCAGAAGCATGGAATGCGACTGGTCGACGATGGTGACTGCCAGGATCAATTGAACAGTTCGCTTGAGAAAGAGTGCGGGGAGCAAGATGGGGAGTCTAAATCCGTCGAAACTACTTGTATAAATTCACTTGTTGAAGGTACTTCTCAAGTGGAAAACTCTCAGTTACCTGACCGAGAAGCAATAAAAGAGGAAGAAAACTCTGCCGATGGTTGTGGGGCTGCGAGTAACATTGATCATGATACACATGATCAATATAACATTAGCAGTTCCGAGAAAAACAAGAGCAAACCATGTGGTCTCAGTAATCCTTGTGGGATAAAAGTTAGTAGGAAGAAGCTGAAG GTAGACTGGACGCCCGAACTGCACCGAAAATTTGTACAGGCAGTGGAACAACTAGGAGTGAATCAAGCAATTCCTTCTCGAATTCTCGAGCTGATGAAAGTTGAAGGCTTGACAAGGCATAATGTAGCAAGTCACCTTCAG AAGTATCGTATGCATAAGAGACACATCTTGCCAAAAGAAGAAGATAGGAGTTGGTCTCATTCAAAAGATCCAATGAGGAAGAACTACTATCCACAAAGACCTGTGATGGCCTTCCCCCCTCCCTATCATTCAAATCATATAATGCCAGTTGCTCCTATCTACCCGCCGTGGGGTCATATGGCTTGCCCCTCGCCTGGTGTCCAAATGTGGGTACCACCCGGCTATCCACCATGGCGACCACCGGAAATTTGGCCGTGGAAGTCCTATCCCGGG ATGCATGCCGATACATGGGGTTGCCCTGTGACACCACTTCCTCATAGCCCTCTCTCTTCTCATCCTCAA CAGCATATTTCAGGATTTGAAAACGCCGATCCATACGATAAAAGCTACAGCATTGCATTCAGTCCTATCGATCTTCAACTG GCTGATGAAGAAATTGACAAAGTGGTGAAAGAGGCAATCAGCAAGCCATGGTTACCATTGCCTTTGGGGTTAAAGCCACCTTCAACAGAAAGTGTACTATCAGAGCTCTCAAAACAAGGCATCTCAACTGTTCCTTCTCACATCAATGGCTCTAAAGTAATCCAATGA